The Tachysurus fulvidraco isolate hzauxx_2018 chromosome 19, HZAU_PFXX_2.0, whole genome shotgun sequence genomic sequence TGtatgaattaaatacaaaaataattatcATCGTTTGACATGTCCGTATGAAGCCGTTCGGTGATGTTAGTCTATCCGGGGGAGGTTTGCTTTATGTTTTGTAAAACATAGCGTTACGATCGAACTATGTAGAGGGGACATAGCGATGGAGCAGACGATGCTActgtctcacagctccagggttcatTTGACCTTCTTGTGTCTTTGTCGGCTTTTTTCTCAcatcccaaaaacatgccatgtTACAAAAAGTAGCCTCTAGGTGAGACTGTACGTGTGCATGGTGCCTTGACATCCTGTACATAGTGTATTCCTGTCTCAcgcccagtgttcctgggatataCTCAGCATCTATTGTGACCCTGAGCCCGATTAAGTGCTAACTGAAAAACTATACAATGACATGTTCAGGCTTACAATATCACatgtgttagtgatgttagtttAAGAGATGTGGTAACTcaacagttaaggctctgggttaatTGTCAGAAGGCCTAATAATCTTTTGCACCCTTAAGCAAGATGGTTAACCCTCTCTATGACCcggccttcttcttcttcttcttcttcttcttcttcttctttcggcttttccctttaggggttgccacagcgaatcatctctctccacctatccctatcttctgcatcctcaacacttgcatccactagcttcatatcctcattagttacatccatatacctcctctttggccttcctctttgcttcctgcctggcagctccatgtccaacattctcctaccaatatacagtactcacgctccctaactttgtctcccaaacgtccaacgtgagctgtccctctgatgtactcgttcctaatcctgtccaatcttgtcactcccaaagagaacctcaacatcttcagctgggctacctctagctctgactcctgtctcttcttcagtgacactgtctctaaaccatacggcatggccggtctcaccactgtcctgtacaccttccccttgattctcactgatattttcctatcacattcctatcacacacactgcactcgcttctttacttcgttcccactctctccattactctggtgACCCGGCCTCATGACCCTAATTTCCTAACAAGTcaggatatgtgaaaaaaaaagtgctgattTGTATTTGGGGCTCCAGCCATTGACCCTAGCTatagacatacatacatttgCCCCCCCATACTTCCCTGCTAGcataaacacactgtgctgGAATGCACCGGACTGTCTGGACTATTTTGATCTCTAATTATGCAATCAGGGCcttaacatttattatataagcCGATAATCCTGATAATGTGTATAAGAGTAAAATCTAAATGTAGCCACATCACTGCTAAATAAATGCAGTCACTCGTTAAAGTTACTCGAGACAAATTAGCAGGACAGATGAAGAGCTATGTGAAGTGTTCAGTGATACTGAGATATGGGTAAAGAAGGCAGTCAAGTCTAGAGCGCAGATGTACTAAAATAAGTCGCTCCACATTATTGCAGGGATTCGGGGATCGAGTCGCAGCTGTGCCGTGTGCTTTTTATTTGTGGCCGAGAGCTCCCTGAagacacacctgatcacacattTGCTGAAAGGCAAGGACAGCAATGTTGTTCTTATGCCAGGTGGTAACAAAGACCCGGAATTCATCACATTGCATGTTAAGAGCTTCACATTTTCTTCTGAACATGGCCTGAGGAAGGCCTACATCACTAACACCAGCTAACACTGCTGCTGCTATAAGTGGAGAATACGTGCGCATTTGGTGTGTTTGTCAATGCGAATGGGAGAAGACTGGGGGTGGGGTGGGCTGTGGGGgctccttctgtttttttttttttcttattcaatttttaattcattttgaatGTAATACAAATGGTTACTTTAACATCGAGCACTATGAGACtcgtataataaataaataaataaataaataaataaataaatagatattttgtataattaattcatttcacAAAGAACACATATGCCGTGATTATGAattttatgcatttaaaaaaaataattaaaaagcaaaaaaaataaaataataacgaCGCTTAATTAAAGACAGCTCTTtagaacacacagtaaaaaatgtcgTTCGATTCACTGACGTACTTGGATTCGTTTTCGAGTTAATTAAATGACGGCGCTACAAACGAACCCAATCAGTAATGTCTCGTTTTATCGACTCGTAAGCTCGTGTATAGTAAATGAAGACTTACGGTTTGATGCATTTAACAATTCACCTTCGATATACAGACATTCATTAATATCCTAGTTATTACATATAAACAAAGAGGTACAGGAGGTGTCAAGTGTGTGAATGAAGTCATTTCATGAATTTGTACCATTCTTTAAAACAGATATTTATTAGAGATAGGAATGAGTTTTACATAAATGGAAGTAAATTACTCAGATTTCCTCATCTCATGTTTATTGTGCATTAATCATCTGTATACAGTAATACACTAATTCACTCCTCACAGACACAGTGTCAACATGATAAGAGTACAAAACGTGCTTTGATATCGAGGACATGCTGCTGGCTGTGATCTGTTATCACTCTGGAGCTGATTCACTTCCTCTGACAGCAGGTTTCAgagtgttttctttctcttctctttcagaGTGTTTTCGTTCTCTCTGCAACtcgttatctatctatctatctatctatctatctatctatctatctatctatctatctatctatctatctatctatctatctatttatttataatctctttatagttatgtttaatgttctctcgctctgtctctctctctatcggtctctctctttttctcttgctttgtctcttgctgtctctctctatctctctaaatgtctctctctctctctctgtctctatctctctatcggtctctctcttgctttgtctcttgctgtctctctctatctctctaaatgtctctctctctctctctctgtctctatctctctatcggtctctctctttctctctctctcgctttgtctcttgctgtctctcactttttctgtctctatctctccatATATCTCcatctgcctttctctctctatctggctctatctctctatctgtctttctctctctctctcttgctttgtCTCTCTCATTTTGTCTCTTGCTGTCCATCTCcatgtgcctctctctctctatctgtctctatctctctatctgtctttctctctctctcttgctttgtctctctcactttgtctctcactgtctctgtctctgtctctgtctctgtctctgtctctctctctctctctctctctctctctctctctctctctctctctctctctcttgctctctgttaAACAAGGGTGTTTATATAAACCTGAGATTTGAGTTAGAGTTTGAAGTGTAGAAAATTATAATTCTGATCAGTTATTAATCAATATCTATTTAATCAAATGCACTGGCAGGAATGTCTAAAAATATTCTTCATAAATTAATCaactaaatattaaatgaaataaaattacaagGATACTTTTTCATCCATTcgaacaaaaacagaaacatgtaaCCTGACCAGGTCAAAGGAACATTTAGCACaagtttttttgcttgtttggtACAGAATCATCATCGTCAGCAACAGGATCTTTAGAATCAGTAAGAATCTAAAGAACTGAttcaataaacaaatataactcATAATGTCCCGAAAAGAAAACGCTGAATGTCTTGCATTCGTTAGTGCTTCAGACTTCTGAGCCAGTGAACACACCATTTATTTAACTCCAGgacagtgttgttgtttttttgttgtggtttACGACCCCCAGTGGATTATCTTGGTAATGCactggggtgccaatatttgTAGTCAAGCATTCATTCCACTATAActtcaaatcattttatttaaaacgcACTAGTAGGTAGCTTTGCTAAGATTACTTGCCCCTTGAGGTGAGGATGATGtgtggatgatgatgatcagtGATGTTCTGGTGTCCTGTCCAGGGTAaacccagtgttcccaggagaGACTCATCAATACTCACCCCTAAACCTGTCCTATTTTTCTAAACagttttattaatgattatttattgCATTCATTTATTGTGTTAATAAAAGATGATTTCGATAAACCGACACATTAAATGTCTACATATATATTCCTTTGCATTGTTTTGTACTCAATACAGAAGGATAAACAAAAATTCCCACTTGCATTAATAATGGATGGTTGACTTGAACCTGGTCTTTGGGCTGAGGGAGATATTTTCTGTGCTTTATCTATACATTTAATACACTTATAGGACTAATTCAATAACGAGGAATATCTGAGATCAAGATAAAAAGGCACCGATGACAGGAAACTGAGAGCTTGACGGAAGCTGTGATGATGAGACCATTTCCTGCTTTCCTTTAAATTACTAATCCTCTCTCTAGGGTAAAATGAAGAATATGGCATTTAGGGTCATTTTCCCACAGCATCTTAGACACATCCTGGGATTTCTGTATACTTATCTCTATCTTAtattctttctgtcttgtttttgttttgtcagatGACAAACCCACATTTCCACTCTCTGTCTTCATATCTCCTCCATCTCCTGCTCTTTGATCTCAGCCCACGTTCTCGGCACACAGTGCTCAGAGATgccctcctccacctccacacGTGTCCTCAGACTTGGTAAagcaaaaagcaaacaaactcaAAAAAGAGTCTCAGGTTTGATTGAACCCTCCTCTACTGCTCTTGTTTGCTATTGGACAGTTTCTTGACCAATGAGCAGACGGGGAGGTGGACTTCCTTTAGGCCTGCTGTATGaggtccctctgtaaaacacTCCTGAGCTCTCctgtggtgtttattttatgGGGGAGAAGTGAAAAAAGGGTCCAGTGACGTGGCACGTGTGGTGTTTGGAAATGTGCCTAGTTCTTGTTTCACCAGAGCATGATTTAAGGCTCAGGATTCAAGCTaagatatttttaatgtgtttatttcaaCCATTCtcatataatgtgtgtgtatgtgagtgtgtgtgtgtgtgtgtgtttgtgtgtgtgtgtgtgtgtgtgtgtgtgtgtgtgtgtgtgtgtgtgtgtgtgtgtgtgtgtgtgtgtgtgtgtgtgtagaaggagcTGGTTAGGTTGATGTAAGAATGGAGATAAAGACAATGTGAGATTACTTGATGGTACACATTCTTCTACTTTGTTCTTCcacttttaaacaaacactgatATAGATGTGGACTGTAAGTGATGCAGATAAGGAGAGGGGCTtttagagaacacacacagacagagtggggagagagagagaatgagagagagggggagagtaTATAAGATTACACGTTAATATTTTAGtatgggatatatatatatatatatatatatatatatatatatatatatatatatatatatatatatatatatatgctcatataatgtgtgtgtgtgtgtgtgtgtgtgtgtgtgtgtgcgtgcgtgcgtgcgtgtgtggatTCCAGACACAGTAGTCATGTCTATCATGTTTATCAATTTTACACCAACATACAATAATAGTGAGGTttattgtacatacagtatggatgGCAAGATTTGTACTCGCCAATGAAAAGAAGTGAGCAAGACTCAAGCATTAAAAATAATCTAGTACTGAAAAATAATCTGGTGTGACATGCAATCCAACATGACGTCCATTAAGACCCTGCAAGTTCATTTACATGTTCAGATCTTTAGTAAATAACTTTGCTCTTATTCTTCTATTCTATATCTTGCTCATAAGATCACAAGATcctcttttctatttttcactatatagtgtacagttatagaagggaaaatgatttataatctcaggAAGATTTTTCGTCACCACCTTCAGCTCAGGCTTCAATCATTAGGGAAAAATttgtacatttaacatttatatccAGAATTTAAGACGTTTTTGAAAAAGCTGCTTTTCATGACATTGATGTTGGGTGAAAAACAAAGAACCTAGAATAAACCCACACAGATACAGGAACAACATGCAAATCTCCACGTagacagtaaagtaaaaaaatcaggatcaggatcaaaccagggaCCCTGAAGCTTTGAGCCTTTCATTAATGTCCAGTCATCCATGCATGCTCGGTTCAATAATTATAAAACTTTCCCAAGGTGATGGGAAATGTGCCTCAAGACTGATAATGTGTCATTTTAGTCAAAATATTCAGCTAGCTTTATGACGAGAGTAATCTTTATTACAAGAGTTAGCTTTATGTTCTGCCAGACAAGTAGAGACTTTACtacacataaacatatttatatacacaaaagcACAGTGTGATGAAAGTCTGTCTCAGCAACTGTGATGCATCCAAATGATCAATTGAGTTGAACAGCTTGAAATACTACATTACTACTGGACCTTTGAGAAACGCCTGGACTCTTTATGCAACCTTGAAAAAAACTGCAATCTAacattgtaaatattgtaaagaTATTGTAAATAATACTATATTTGAAAATTAAGAGAAATATTTTTTCAAGACTTATTATATcattagaaaaatatattaaattacgAAGTAGTGTCTTAGTAATTAGAGTTTCTAGAGCTTATGATTTAATAACTCGTAACTGTCCAGGTTTTCctgagatattattattattattattattattattattattattattattattattattattattaactgatTCACTGGGGACCAAGTAATCACATAACTATTCAGATGACTTTGATATCTTAAAGGTGCAGTAGTTGTGGGTTCTATTAAAATGTATTCCTTACTTCCTGAATGCTTGTTTGTGTCTGGATGAAGCTTCTGTCAATCATTTTATAGACACTCGAAAGGTTACCTAAGGTCTTTGGGGTGGAGCTTTTCGCTTTTGCTCCTCAGAGATCTCATTATTTCCAGGTCGCATTGTGTTTACGCAGTTCTTTGCTGCCGCCTGCTGGTGGATGATGAAAACACAAACGTTTAGCATTTGAATAGAATTCCGAGCTCATTACCGTTAACACTGCACTGTAggttcttgtaaaaaaaaaaagaggaatataGTGGAATATAGAGAATAATAAGTTTAGCTGGTTATCTAAATGAACCACATGCTGTTGGGGGTTTGGTAACTTTGTAGGTTCAGTAGTTTGCCTGCTAGCACAAGATAATGCACACATGGAAATCTGTTCTTTTGACAATATGATGTCCTTTTCCTCCAAAAATATCTTTACTGATTGTGAACAAAGAGCACTTGTTTTCAAAACCCCCCTGGATTATCTATCAGATGTTGACTTTTGTAATCAGGTCACAGTCCTGATTACAGTCCAAAagtaaattagaggtttttagaattgcgtataataacagtatgtccagctatagacaggctctaaaaacTGCTAGGGCTGAGAACCTGCGCAAACTCatagggggtttttacacctggtcacttcatgcgttttctgtgatccgatagctatctgatcgtAAAAAGACAAGGTTTAAATGCCCTCCAAAACGTTTTCGacatccgatggttcaaacaaCTTCAGGAGCTGGTCTGGGaggcatttcagatgaaactggacaggtgtaaatgaatgtggttgttcaagccacatacgtcagagctatactcctcccaaatggaagtacgtcactGGCAAATGACTCACGAGTCTTggatcgcgccagaaacaaatatgttttcccaccagtgctggctccgatctttcacccaggtgtctcgttgggtcttaaaatgcactgctgccatctgcaaaaatgcagaaaacagtaaatgcaaccgcatacaccaaagcgtgttccatcaggctattagttctacttgaccttagtgctgcattcgacactatagatcacaacaatctactagatcgcttacaaaattgcACAGGGACAGGGTTTTAGATCCTACCTTTCTGATAGATACCAttctgtagaattaaatggcgAATCCTCCTTATTGACAGATAATTATGGGGttcctcaaggatcagttctaggacctctgcttttcttaaAATACATGCTTCTCTTAgagaacatcattagaagacatgggattagattccactgttatgctgaggatacacagttatatatctcatcaaaaccagatgaaatagctaaattgtccaaattaaatGAGTGTATTATAGAGACAAAAGATTGGATGAACTGTAATTTTCTGCTGTACAAATAGATTTTATGCCgaatgcccttcctgacacaaccctcccattttatccaggcttgggatcAGCACTGAGAATTAGCTCTCTGCTTGGGAATTGAACCCAGGACATGGCAATGAGAGTGTGGGATCCTGTCACTGGACCAGCAGGAGAAAGCCAATATACACTGTCGCTTAAAAGTTAGAAATTACCCTCTTGCTTCTGGAGTGATCTTTTCAAACTCTttcaagatgattttttttccagcctgATAAGCAAAAATAactctttctgttctgttgcTAATTTGGTCATGTGGTGTTTCTCTATTACAGCATCTCAACATGAATCAGTATGCCACTAAGAAGACAGTGGCTGAAAGCATGCTGGATGTGGCTCTGCTTATGGCCAACGCGTCTCAGCTAAAAGCCGTGCTGGAACAAGGGCCAGACTTTAAGTACTTCCTGATCGTGATTGTGCTCATCGCAGTCTCGCTCTTCTTCCAAGTGCTCGCTGGAGCTTTCTTTATTCTCATGGGTGAGCATTGcagcattatttctttttcagtcaTAAAGGTATATATATAGCAACCTACAAGCTTTCCATATGTTCTGGCTGTTCTGTTTTCAAAGGGAACATCTGATTTATGGACTCActtgcttccttttttttatcccCTATCAGCACGTAAAGATCTCAATGTCGTTGCAAATCACAGAAAACTGGACTTAATGAATAACATAGCGACTGCCCTTGTGTTCCTTACCGTCATCATCAACATCTTCATCACTGCATTCGGTGTGCAGAAGACAGGCCTCTACCCTCAGTAGTGAACTTTAAGGGAAGGTTACTGAATGGGAACTTGATATTACAGGTTAATATTTCTGACTGTTGGTAAAAATATTGCAAATAGACCGTATTACAGTATAACAAAGAGcattctgtatgtgtttggttTTAGGACTTGGACATACTGTGTATCATCAGTGAATCCTGGAAGCCTGCATCggacatttaaatgtataaaaacaaacaaatatgttATGTTCAGTACGGTTTACCTTTGCCATAGGTAGcacttaataatgtaataatccAGCTTCTACTTTtgctttaacattttttaagctTGTTTAAGAATttgaacttatttatttatttatttatttatttattcatttatttcaaactAAAAGCAAAAGCAGTGGCCTAAACTCACTTTTCTCCTTATTCAGGTTTTTAACATCACAGCACTGAAAACTATTCATACAAGTTTTCAGATTTCATAAAATTAAATGACTAATTAAATGACAGAAGTCCGTCCCACACCACTGTATTATTAGATCTTTGTAtcggggcagtggtggctcaactggttcaGGCTCTGGGTTAAGGATTGgagttcaaggcccagcacagccaagctgccactgctgggcccttgagcaagggccctgctgggcccttgatTATGACTCCCTGCTTCAGGGGCGCTGtttcatagctgcccctgcgctctgaccccaacctcctcagttggagtatgtgaagaaaagaattccactgtgctgtaatgtatatgtg encodes the following:
- the ninj2 gene encoding ninjurin-2: MSAATGQADRQHLNMNQYATKKTVAESMLDVALLMANASQLKAVLEQGPDFKYFLIVIVLIAVSLFFQVLAGAFFILMARKDLNVVANHRKLDLMNNIATALVFLTVIINIFITAFGVQKTGLYPQ